The following DNA comes from Elusimicrobiota bacterium.
GAAGCGCAGCACGCCGCCGCAGCGGTAGTACTCGAGCTCGATCGGCGTGTCGATGCGGCACAGAACCTTGAACTCCTTGGTCTTGCCCGCCTCGTCCGTCGCGCGCACGACGAGATGGCCGCGCGGCTTGACCGAGGCGAGGCCCAGGACGTCGAAGGTCTCGTAGCCGGTCAGGCCGAGGGTCGCGGCCGACTCGCCCTCGAGGAACTGCAGGGGCAGGACGCCCATGCCGACCAGGTTCGAGCGGTGGATGCGCTCGAAGCTTTGGGCGACGGCGGCCTTGACGCCCTGCAGCGCGGGGCCCTTGGCGGCCCAGTCGCGCGAGGAGCCGGTGCCGTACTCCTTGCCCGCGATCACAATCAGCGGCGTCTTCTCCGCCTGGTACTTCTCGGCGGCGTCCCAGATCGCCAGCTGCTGCTTCGACGGGATGTGCATCGTGTAGCCGCCGGTCACGTCCTTGAGCATCAGGTTCTTGATGCGGATGTTGGCGAAGGTGCCGCGCATCATGACCTCGTGGTTGCCGCGGCGCGCGCCGTAGCTGTTGAAGTCGGAGGACTTCACGCCCTTCGACTCCAGGTAGCGTCCCGCGGGGGAGTCCTTCGCGATGTTCCCGGCCGGCGAGATATGGTCCGTCGTGACGGAATCCCCGAACACGGCCAAAGCGCGCGCGCCCTTGATGTCGTCGAGGGCCCGCGGCTTGAGGTCGAGGTCCGCGAAGTACGGCGGCAGGCGCACGTACGTCGACTTCTCGTCCCACGTGTAGAGCTCGGAGGCGTTCACGTTCAGCGACTGCCAGTTCTTGTCGCCCGCGAACACGTCCTTATACTGCCGCACGAAGGTCTCGCGCGTCACGTGCTTCTCGACGGCCTTGGCGACCTCGTCGTTGGTGGGCCAGACGTCCTTGAGATAGACGGGCTTCCCGTCCTTCCCGGTCCCGAGCGGCTCGGTCGCGAGGTCGATGTCGACGTTCCCGGCCAGCGCGTAGGCGACGACCAGCGGCGGCGAGGCGAGATAGTTCGCCTTCACGAGCGGGTTCACGCGGCCCTCGAAGTTGCGGTTGCCGGAGATCACCGCGGCGACGACGAGGCTGGTCTCCGAAACGGCCTTGGCCACCTCCTCGGGCAGCGGGCCGGAATTGCCGATGCAGGTGGTGCAGCCGTAGCCGACGAGGTGGAACTTGAGCTTCTCGAGCGGCTCGACGAGGCCGGCGGACTTCAGGTAGTCCATGACGACCTTCGAGCCCGGGGCCAGCGAGGTCTTCACCCACGGCTTGACGCTCAGGCCCTTGGCGGCGGCCTTCTGGGCGACGAGGCCGGCGGCGATGAGGACCCCGGGGTTGGAGGTGTTGGTGCAGGACGTGATCGCCGCGAGCGCGACCGCGCCGTGGCCGAGCTTGTAGTCCTTGACCGCGACCTGCGTGCCGGCGGGAGCGGGGGTGTTCCCCTTCTTGTCCTTCTCCTTCAGGAAGCCGGGCAGGTCGGCCGCCAGCCACTGCTTCTTGACCGAGCCGAGCTCGATGCGGTCCTGGGGGCGCTTCGGCCCCGCCACGGAGGGGACGATCTTCGCGAGGTCGAGGGACAAGGTCTCGGCGAAGGACGGCTCGCTTCGCTCGTCCCGGAATATCCCCTGCGCCTTGCAATAGGCCTCGACGAGGGAGACGTCCGCCTCGGGCCGGCCGGAGACGCGGAGGTACTCGAGCGTGCGGTCGTCGACGGGGAAGAAGCCGACGGTGGCGCCGTACTCGGGGGCCATGTTCGCGATCATCGCGCGGTCGGCGAGCGCCAGGCCCGCGACGCCGGGCCCGTAGAACTCGACGAATTTCCCGACGACGCCTTTCTTGCGGAGCATCTCGGTGACGGTGAGCACCGCGTCGGTCGCGGTCACGCCCTCGGAGAGCGCGCCGGTCAGGCGGAAGCCGACGACCTCGGGGATCAGCATGGGCATGGCCTGGCCGAGCATCGCGGCCTCGGCCTCGATGCCGCCGACGCCCCAGCCGACGACGCCGAGGCCGTTGATCATCGTGGTGTGGGAGTCGGTGCCGATGACGGTGTCGGGGTAAGCCAGGCCGTCCAAGGTCCAGACGACCTTGGCGAGGTACTCGAGGTTGACCTGGTGGACGATGCCGGTCTCGGGCGGGACGGCGCGGAAGTTGGAGAACGCCTTCTGGCCCCACTTGAGGAAGGAGTAGCGCTCCTTGTTGCGCGAGAACTCGAGCTCGGAGTTCTTGTCGAACGCGTCGGAGGTCCCGAAGAAGTCGACCTGCACGGAGTGGTCGATGACGAGGTCGACGGGCTGGAAGGGGTTGATGCGCTTGGCGTCGCCGCCGAGCTTCTTGATCGCGTCGCGCATCGCGGCGAGGTCCACGACGGCGGGCACGCCGGTGAAGTCCTGCATGACGACGCGGGCGGGCATGAAGAACACCTCGCGCTCGGCGGGCTTGGTCCCGACGGTCTTGGCTACGGCCTCGATGTCGCCCTTCTTGACGACCGCGCCGTCCTCGTGGCGCAGCAGGTTCTCGAGGAAGATCTTCATCGAGAACGGCATCTTGGACAGGTCGAAGCCTTTTTCCGCCAAGGCGGCGAGGCTGAAATAGTCGACCTTCCGCGGTCCGACGGTCAGGGTTTTGCGGGACTTGAAGCTGTCGAGAGAGGGAGTTTTCATGGTGGCGCTCCTGATAGGACGGCGATGGCGCATCTTATCATTTCGTCCCGCAAGCAACATCACGGCCGGGTTTCCCATCACCGCCGTCCGCGAGAGAGGACGATTCGTTGCTTCTCTAAGGACGTGCGCCGTCAGAACCCCTCGAACCCGCGGAAAGGAGGCGTCGAATACCCAGACCGACCTCGGAAAGGACCCGTGCGGCTCTTCTGGCCGGCCTCGCCCTGCTCCTTCGCTGCGGCGCGGCGGCGGCCGATCTGTGCCCGGGCGTCGGGATCACGGGCGCCGCGGTCTCCCTGACCGCCGTCGAGCGCCGGCTCGTGTGCGGCGATCCCGAGAGCGAGGCGTGGCGGGAGGTCCCGCGGGCGCAGGCGCGGGGGTTCCTGACGGCCTTCCTCCAGCAGCGGGGATTCCTGTTCCCGTCGTTCATCGAGAGGGAGGGCCGCCTTCTCGTGGAGACGGGAACGATCACCCCGATCCGGCGTCTCGAGGGCGACAACCTGCCGCCGGGGATCGACCTGAGCAAGCGCCGGCGCGTGGTCGGCGCGCCGCTGACGCCGGCGATGCTCGACAATGTCAAGGCGGCGGTGACCGGCGACCTCCAGAACCAGGGGTATCCCTGTCCGGAGGTCGTGATGTCGGCCGACGCGCGCTCCGGCGAGGTGGTCGCCCGTTTCTCCGGCGGGACGACGCACGACGCGCGCGCGATCGAGGAGCCGGTCCTCGAGGGGATCGACCCGGGCATCTTCCGGCGCTACGAGGCCTTCGAGCGCGGCCGTCCGATCGACCCGCGCCTGTTCGCGCTCACCTCGGACCGGATCGTCAGCGAGGCGCTGTTCCTGAACTCCGCGTACGACGTGTCCTGCGGGACCGGGGGCGTGCGCATCGTCCACCGGGTGGCCGTGGCCCCGCCGCGCCTGATCCGCATCGGGGTGGGCATCGACACCGAGGGCCTCGCGCGGGTGCGCGCGCGCTGGAACCATTCGCGCATCGGCTGGCGCGCCAGTGCCGCGGAGGCGACCGTCTTCGCCTCGAAGCGCGAGCAGTCGCTGGACGGCCGGATGCGCTTCTACCTGAGGCCCTCCTCGAGGCTGTACCTCCTGCCCCGCGCCGTCGCGGCGCGCGCCGACGAGCCGCGCTTCGAGACGGTCTCCTACGTGATCTCGGCGGGACCCGGGCTCACCTGGGACGACCAGACCGTGCACCTGGAGTTCTTCGCGGGACCGGCCCTCGAGTACGCGGACACGCGCCGGGGCGTCGGCCCGCAGGACTCGTACTTCCAGACCTTCAACACCCGTTTCGAGGCGACGAGCCATCTCTTCGAGCATCACGTGCGCGAGCCCCGCGGCGGCTTCCGCGCCGAGCTCGACACGGCCTCGCGCGTCTCCGAGGTCCAATCGTCGCTGACGGCGCACCGCGTCCGGCTCGGGACGGAGAAGCTCTGGAACGTGGGGCGCTACGACCCGCCCCTCGCCGTGCTCGGCCTTCGCGGCTGGATCGGCACGACCGTCGTCGGGGACCGCGAGGCCGCGCTGCGGGGGCTGCCGCCGGCGATGCGCTTCTTCATCGGCGGCAACTCCGACTTCCGCGGCGTCGGCCCGGGCGAGCTCGGCGACGAGAGCGGCTTCCTGACGGGCGTCTACCAGGGCCTGGAGCTGCGCGCGGGGGACCTGCTGCCGTGGCGGCTCCAGCCCCTCGTGTTCCTCGACGCGGCGATGGCGGGGCGCTCGTCGCTGCGGCTGGACCCCGACGTGTACTACGCGCCCGGCTTCGGCGCGCGCTGGCCCACCGTGATCGGCGCCTTCCGCGCGACCTTCGCGCGCAGCCTGGTCTGGCGGCGCGACCCGGCCACGGCGCCGGGCCCGCGGCACTGGCAGTTCTTCTTCAGCTACGGGAGGGAGTTCTGATGCGGGCCTGGGCGAAGCGTCTGGCCTTCCTGGCGGTCCCGCCCCTGGCGCTGCTCGCGGTCGCCGGGGCCGTTTTCCTGGCGAGGCCCGGCGCGCTGCTCACGAGCCGGACGGTGGGCGCGGCGATCAAAGTCCTCGGCGCCTCGTACGCGCCCGCCTGGTCGAGCCTGCGCTTCTCCGCCGAGGCCCTCTCGTTGCGCCGCCACCGCTATGCCCTCACCGCCTTCGGCTTCTGCGTCGCCGACCGGCCGGGGGTGTTTTCGGCCTGCTTCTCCGAGCTCGAGCTGCGCGCGGTCGTCTTCTACTCGCGGCGCGGGCCGGTCGTCGAGCGCGTCGAGCGCCTCGTCGCGGTCTCCGGCGGCGCCCGCGTCGACCTGCGCCGCCGCGGCCCGGGCGGGGGGGCGGGGGGGCCGCCCGCCGCGCTGTACGCGACCCCGGTGCGCGAACTGCGCGTCGAGCTGTCCTCGTTCACCTTCACGACCTCGACGGCTGCGGTCGCCGGGGACTTCCGCGCCGTCGTCGATCCTCGCGCCCGGCGTCCGCTGTCGGCCGCGGCGGACCTCCGGGTCGCGGGCTTCGGAGACGTCCGCCGCCTGAAGGCCGAGCTCTCCGCGGCGACCGACCTGCTCCAGGGCGGCGCGCCCACCTTCGTCGATCTCGTCGGGAGCGCGGACCTCCGGCCCGGAGGGCGGGCGCGGGCCGACTTCCGGGCGCGGCGCGACGCGCGGGGCTACGCCGCCTCGGGCGCCGCCGAGGTCTCGCCGTCCACCGGCCCGCTGCGCTCCCTGCGGCTCTACGCCTGCGAGGGCTCCGCGCCGCTGGGCCCCGGGGCGCAGCGGCCGTCCGCCGCCGGCCTGGCCTGCCGCTACCAATTGACCCCGGCCGGGACGCCCGCGGGGCCCTTCCGGTCGCTGCGGTCCCTGACGGGGCGCGTCTCCCTCGACGGACGCGCCGGCGGCGGGACGTACGAGGCCGCGCTGAAGGCCGACGTCGAGCCGGTCAAGGCCTGGTACGAGGTCGCGGGCAGCGCCGCGGTCCGCGCCAGCGGCCGGCTCGACCGTCCGCTGAAGGACGCGGCGTTGGCCCACGAGGTCCGCGCGACGGTCAAGGTGCCACGCTTCGAGGACCTCGTCGCGCTCCTGAAGGAGACGAAGTACGCCGTCCCCGCTCCTTTCCACGTCCTGAAGGGCCCTCTGTCGCTGGCGATCGGGAGCCGCGGCGATCCGCGCGCCGCGCGCCTCTCCGCGCGCTACGAGCTCGCGAGGGACCTCGCGGCCGGCCGTCAGCGGCTCGTCCTTCGGGCGAAGGGGGAGGCGGCGGCCGCGGATGCCGGGACGCCGGGGCGCGCCCTCGAGCATTCGGGCGAGCTGATCTTCAAGGAGGTCGCGCTCGAGGTCCCCCGCCTCGAGGTGGGGCGCGCGCCGAAGGTGTTCGTCGACAAGCGCATCAAGACCGGCGGAGAAGCCCGGGACGGGGCCGCGCCGGGGCGGCCCGCCGCCGGCCGCGCCGGCCCCCGGCTCGCGGCGCCGCGGGGCCGCCTCGTCGTGAAGACCGAGAAGCCCGTGGTTCTCTTCCTGAACCTGGCGAAGGATCCCGTGCCGATCGGCCTCGACCTGGTCCTGACCTCGCCGCCGTCCGCGGCCGCGGGGCGGGTCTCGGTCCGGGCCTTCGACGTGGAGCTGTTCCGGCGCAACGCGACGATCGATCACCTGAACATCGAGGTGTCCTCCGGGTCCAGGCCCGGGGCGCTGGAGGGGCTCGTGCGGTACAAGACGCCGGACGTGGAGATCCGCATCATGGTCCTGGGCACCGTGGAGAAGCCGCTCATCGAGCTGGCGAGCGTCCCGCCGTTGAAGCGCGAGGACATCATCGCCCTCCTGATCTTCGGCAAGAGCCCCGCCGAGCTCGACCCCGAGCAGACCGCCTCCGTGAGCAACACGGAGACGGCTCTGGAGAGCCGCGCCTTCGGCCTCGCCTCGCTGTACCTGTTCGGCGCCACGCCGATCGAGCACGTCGGCTACGATTCCGCCACGAAGACGACGACGGTCAAGCTCCGCCTGCCGGGCGGGGCGAACCTCACGATCGGCAGCGACTTCGACCAGAGCCGGCAGCTGACGCTGCGCAAGTCGCTGGCGCCGCACTGGGCCATCCAGTCGGAGATCAGCGATCAGGGGCGGGAGGGCGCGGGCGCGACGACCTTCCTCGAATGGTTCAACCGCTACTGAGGGCCCGGGCGGCCGAGACGAGACCGATACAGGACCGGCATGCGCCCGCAATGGCCGCGCCGCTCCCGTCCCGTTACAATGCGGGCGGAGAGGACACGCACATGACCATGGCCAAGTTCACCCGGGAGGCGCGCCGCGCGCCGCGCGCGCGGCACGATTCGACTCTGGAGCTCCTCGCCGACGGGGGCTCCGCGCCGGCCGGCTCCGCGCGCCTCGTCGACGTCTCCTCGTCGGGCGCGCGGTTCGCCGCGACGGAGACGTTCGTCGTGGGCGCGCCCATACGCGCGCGTCTGCGCCTCCTGAAGTCGGGCGTCCTCGACGTCCGGGGGACCGTGGTCCGCGTCGAGGAGAAGACGAACTACACGCTGTACGCCGTCCGGTTCGACTCGACCTCCGCCC
Coding sequences within:
- a CDS encoding PilZ domain-containing protein, whose translation is MTMAKFTREARRAPRARHDSTLELLADGGSAPAGSARLVDVSSSGARFAATETFVVGAPIRARLRLLKSGVLDVRGTVVRVEEKTNYTLYAVRFDSTSARG
- a CDS encoding translocation/assembly module TamB domain-containing protein, whose product is MRAWAKRLAFLAVPPLALLAVAGAVFLARPGALLTSRTVGAAIKVLGASYAPAWSSLRFSAEALSLRRHRYALTAFGFCVADRPGVFSACFSELELRAVVFYSRRGPVVERVERLVAVSGGARVDLRRRGPGGGAGGPPAALYATPVRELRVELSSFTFTTSTAAVAGDFRAVVDPRARRPLSAAADLRVAGFGDVRRLKAELSAATDLLQGGAPTFVDLVGSADLRPGGRARADFRARRDARGYAASGAAEVSPSTGPLRSLRLYACEGSAPLGPGAQRPSAAGLACRYQLTPAGTPAGPFRSLRSLTGRVSLDGRAGGGTYEAALKADVEPVKAWYEVAGSAAVRASGRLDRPLKDAALAHEVRATVKVPRFEDLVALLKETKYAVPAPFHVLKGPLSLAIGSRGDPRAARLSARYELARDLAAGRQRLVLRAKGEAAAADAGTPGRALEHSGELIFKEVALEVPRLEVGRAPKVFVDKRIKTGGEARDGAAPGRPAAGRAGPRLAAPRGRLVVKTEKPVVLFLNLAKDPVPIGLDLVLTSPPSAAAGRVSVRAFDVELFRRNATIDHLNIEVSSGSRPGALEGLVRYKTPDVEIRIMVLGTVEKPLIELASVPPLKREDIIALLIFGKSPAELDPEQTASVSNTETALESRAFGLASLYLFGATPIEHVGYDSATKTTTVKLRLPGGANLTIGSDFDQSRQLTLRKSLAPHWAIQSEISDQGREGAGATTFLEWFNRY
- the acnA gene encoding aconitate hydratase AcnA yields the protein MKTPSLDSFKSRKTLTVGPRKVDYFSLAALAEKGFDLSKMPFSMKIFLENLLRHEDGAVVKKGDIEAVAKTVGTKPAEREVFFMPARVVMQDFTGVPAVVDLAAMRDAIKKLGGDAKRINPFQPVDLVIDHSVQVDFFGTSDAFDKNSELEFSRNKERYSFLKWGQKAFSNFRAVPPETGIVHQVNLEYLAKVVWTLDGLAYPDTVIGTDSHTTMINGLGVVGWGVGGIEAEAAMLGQAMPMLIPEVVGFRLTGALSEGVTATDAVLTVTEMLRKKGVVGKFVEFYGPGVAGLALADRAMIANMAPEYGATVGFFPVDDRTLEYLRVSGRPEADVSLVEAYCKAQGIFRDERSEPSFAETLSLDLAKIVPSVAGPKRPQDRIELGSVKKQWLAADLPGFLKEKDKKGNTPAPAGTQVAVKDYKLGHGAVALAAITSCTNTSNPGVLIAAGLVAQKAAAKGLSVKPWVKTSLAPGSKVVMDYLKSAGLVEPLEKLKFHLVGYGCTTCIGNSGPLPEEVAKAVSETSLVVAAVISGNRNFEGRVNPLVKANYLASPPLVVAYALAGNVDIDLATEPLGTGKDGKPVYLKDVWPTNDEVAKAVEKHVTRETFVRQYKDVFAGDKNWQSLNVNASELYTWDEKSTYVRLPPYFADLDLKPRALDDIKGARALAVFGDSVTTDHISPAGNIAKDSPAGRYLESKGVKSSDFNSYGARRGNHEVMMRGTFANIRIKNLMLKDVTGGYTMHIPSKQQLAIWDAAEKYQAEKTPLIVIAGKEYGTGSSRDWAAKGPALQGVKAAVAQSFERIHRSNLVGMGVLPLQFLEGESAATLGLTGYETFDVLGLASVKPRGHLVVRATDEAGKTKEFKVLCRIDTPIELEYYRCGGVLRFVLGQMLAGSGKTPVAA